One window from the genome of Salvia miltiorrhiza cultivar Shanhuang (shh) chromosome 7, IMPLAD_Smil_shh, whole genome shotgun sequence encodes:
- the LOC130994067 gene encoding AAA-ATPase At2g46620-like → MAKFMSYDVYEINLHNVRNDADLKYLLLQTTKNSLLVIEDLDRHLEDKSMELSLSGVLNFMDEIFFCCGEERVMVFTMNNKENVCASILRPGRIDVHINFPIYDFTAFKNWSRQNLALQGHSVVMIADYQRTWGMSAQFIPVKDYLSSTLKTIKNGPAKLGLRDRIVTAKESSGWKECSASNSSAGECLPALKQCWQLCA, encoded by the exons ATGGCGAAGTTTATGAGCTACGACGTCTACGAGATTAATCTGCACAATGTGAGAAACGACGCCGATTTGAAGTACCTTCTCCTCCAAACGACGAAGAATTCGTTGCTCGTGATCGAGGATCTCGACCGTCATTTAGAGGATAAATCGATGGAACTAAGCTTATCCGGAGTCCTCAACTTCATGGATGAAATATTCTTCTGCTGCGGCGAGGAGAGAGTCATGGTCTTCACCATGAACAACAAGGAAAACGTCTGCGCGTCGATCCTACGCCCCGGGAGAATCGACGTCCACATCAACTTCCCCATTTACGATTTCACCGCGTTCAAAAATTGGAGCCGCCAGAATCTAGCT CTCCAAGGACATTCGGTTGTGATGATAGCAGATTATCAGAGGACTTGGGGCATGAGTGCTCAATTCATTCCAGTCAAAG ACTACCTTTCATCAACCCTAAAGACCATCAAGAACGGCCCAGCCAAACTGGGCCTAAGAGATAGAATCGTGACAGCAAAGGAAAGTTCAGGCTGGAAAGAGTGCTCAGCAAGTAACAGCAGCGCTGGCGAGTGTTTGCCAGCTCTGAAGCAGTGCTGGCAGCTTTGCGCGTGA